The genome window ACTCCCATCAGGTAGCGCGGTTTGTCTTCGGGCAACAGCGGCGTGACCACGTCGAGCGTCTCGTGCATCTCCTGCTTGGTCTCGCCCACGGAGAGACCGCCGATGGCGATGCCGGGCGTATCGAGGGAGGCGATAAATCGGGCAGAATCAGCCCGCAGGTCCGCTTGAACGCCGCCCTGCACGATCCCGAATAAAGCCTGGTCGCGCCGCGTCTGCGCCTTGAGCGAACGTTCCGCCCAGCGATGGGTCCGCTGCATGGCGACGGCGCTGTAGGCTTTGTCGGTCGGGTCGGAACATTCGTCGAAGGCCATGATGATGTCCGCGCCGAGGTTCTCCTGAATGGCGACGGCTTTTTCGGGCGTGAAGCGGTGCGTGGAACCGTCAATATGACTCTTGAAGGTCACGCCGTCGTCGTCGATCTTGCGCGTCTTCGCCAGGGAAAAAACCTGAAAGCCGCCCGAGTCGGTCAGCATGGGGTCCTGCCATTGCATGAACTTGTGCAGGCCGCCCATGTCACGCACGAGTTCGTCGCCGGGGCGCAGGTAGAGATGGTAGGTATTGCTCAGCACGAGCGTGGCGCTGATGTCTTTGAGATGTTCGGGCGTGAGCGTCTTGACCGTGGCCTGCGTGCCGACCGGCGCGAAGACCGGCGTGAGCAGTTCGCCGTGCGGGGTGCTGAAGACGCCCGTGCGGGCGCGCTTGTTTTTGGATGTGATCTGGAATTGGAACATTGGATAGGATTATACGATACTCGCCATTCGAACGCTTCCCGCCCCGCTTGAAATGGATTCCGCTTCGAGGGACATTCCCTCCCCGCTCAGTACTATTCGTTTTTCAGATGGCTTGGGGTGAAACCCATTGTGCGGGGGATTATACAGTACAAACACAATGATCGTCCGACCCATAATCAAGTAATTATATACATAGAACCAATTAGGCTATAATTACAATATTGTTTTAGTAAAGAATATTACATCAAGTAATCAAAAAGTTCATAGAGTGAGGTGCAAGATGAGACTTGAAAAAATTGAGTATTCACAATTTGATGGTCAACCAAAAGAATGGAAAGTTGATGAATGCAGCTTTGGTTTGACAAATTTAATTATTGGTAAAAATGCAACCGGAAAAACTCGGCTTTTAAACATAATAAGAGGTCTTGCATCCAACATTGCCGAGGGTGGGAAGTTACGTTTCGGGGAGGGAAATTATCGAGCGGAGTTTAGTATTGCAGGAAAGTCATATGTATACTTTTTGAAGTACCATCAGAGAGTCGTGGAATCTGAAAAGCTAATCATTGATAAAGAACTATATTTAACCCGAGATGCAAAAGGGGAAGGGAAATTAAAAGCAGAAAAAGTAGGGGATGATATTGATTTCAAAATTGACAGTGACCAAATTGCCGTAGCGACAAAGAGAGATTCTATCCAACATTCATATCTTGATGATTTACATACTTGGGCAAAAAGTGTTGCCCGATATGATTTTGGTGGTGGGTTAGGAAAAGACCAAATATTACTGAGGCTGGGCGGGGAGGCTAGATCTGATAATGACATAAGAATAGATATTAGAAAAACCGATCAAGTGGTTAGAATTTTTATTCAAGCACTAGAGGAACTTAAAGATAGTTTTTCTCAATCCATACTTGAGGATATGAAGTACTTGGGTTACGAAATTGAAGCTGTAGGCGTTGATGCTCTTGAGGGCATCTCTATCGATTCTCCGTTACCAATATCAGTTTCTGCGCCACCAATTGGTTTATATTTAAAAGAAAGCGATTTGCCAATTGCTACCGGACAACATGAAATGTCCGATGGTATGTTTAGTGCTTTATCTGTCCTTGCACAAGTAAGTTATGCACTTGCCACTAATCAGGTCACTTGTTTGCTTGTTGACGATATAGGACAAGGTCTTGATTATGAACGGTCATCTGCACTCGTGAAGAGGGTGGTTGACAAGGCAGAACGCGCATCTACCCAACTGATTATGACAACGAATGATCGTTTTATTATGAATGCTATTCCTCTGGAAAAGTGGATAGTTTTGGTGAGGACTGGCGGGCTAGTGCAGAACTTAAATTACAGGAATTCAAAAGAGTTATTTGATGAGTTTGATGATACAGGGTTAAATAATTTCGACTTTTTCTCAAGTGGGTATTATAGGAAAAAAACGAAAAAATGAAAAAGGTTGTTATCTTTACAGAAGGGCAAGGCGAACAAATATTAATTCGTCAAATTCTATGGCATTTGATAGGCGACCAAAATATTAGCTTTGAATGTCTGGAATTGTATGGGGATAATTTAAGG of Anaerolineales bacterium contains these proteins:
- the tgt gene encoding tRNA guanosine(34) transglycosylase Tgt, with the protein product MFQFQITSKNKRARTGVFSTPHGELLTPVFAPVGTQATVKTLTPEHLKDISATLVLSNTYHLYLRPGDELVRDMGGLHKFMQWQDPMLTDSGGFQVFSLAKTRKIDDDGVTFKSHIDGSTHRFTPEKAVAIQENLGADIIMAFDECSDPTDKAYSAVAMQRTHRWAERSLKAQTRRDQALFGIVQGGVQADLRADSARFIASLDTPGIAIGGLSVGETKQEMHETLDVVTPLLPEDKPRYLMGVGTPEDLINGVLRGIDIFDCVLPTRLARHHSAFAPEGRLNLMNASFARDERPIDETCDCYACKTFTRAYIRHLIVAKELLAGTLLSIHNLRALIRLMEKIRMYITEGTFEEKVPELLKQWSNNAKRLVNG
- a CDS encoding AAA family ATPase, which gives rise to MRLEKIEYSQFDGQPKEWKVDECSFGLTNLIIGKNATGKTRLLNIIRGLASNIAEGGKLRFGEGNYRAEFSIAGKSYVYFLKYHQRVVESEKLIIDKELYLTRDAKGEGKLKAEKVGDDIDFKIDSDQIAVATKRDSIQHSYLDDLHTWAKSVARYDFGGGLGKDQILLRLGGEARSDNDIRIDIRKTDQVVRIFIQALEELKDSFSQSILEDMKYLGYEIEAVGVDALEGISIDSPLPISVSAPPIGLYLKESDLPIATGQHEMSDGMFSALSVLAQVSYALATNQVTCLLVDDIGQGLDYERSSALVKRVVDKAERASTQLIMTTNDRFIMNAIPLEKWIVLVRTGGLVQNLNYRNSKELFDEFDDTGLNNFDFFSSGYYRKKTKK